The Marinilongibacter aquaticus genome has a window encoding:
- a CDS encoding RraA family protein codes for MSAELYKKEIGMMNLEDLIENREKVPEVTFPISDQELLSRFETLYTGAVNDVLREFCLLEQALPGRIKPLREYHSVAGFAFTVKSAPNVKISGEMEFRTQMLDAMHENAFVVWDTSRDSKATLWGGVMTATAKGKKLKAACIDGGIRDTHQILEADFPVFYEYRISNGSLGRCLITHYQVPIKIEDVLIKPGDIIIGDIDGVLAVPRDVAYKVLLRAEEIRENEKKIFGWVKEGKSIKEITDRGGYF; via the coding sequence ATGAGTGCGGAATTATATAAGAAAGAAATAGGGATGATGAACCTAGAAGACCTGATTGAAAATAGAGAAAAAGTACCGGAAGTTACTTTCCCGATTTCTGATCAAGAACTTCTGTCCAGGTTCGAAACACTTTATACCGGAGCAGTAAACGACGTCTTACGTGAGTTTTGTCTTTTGGAGCAAGCTCTGCCTGGGCGAATAAAACCTTTGCGAGAATACCATTCTGTGGCTGGTTTTGCCTTTACCGTCAAAAGTGCTCCAAACGTAAAGATTTCGGGAGAGATGGAATTCAGAACACAAATGCTCGATGCCATGCATGAAAACGCATTCGTGGTTTGGGATACCAGCCGAGATTCAAAGGCGACACTTTGGGGAGGGGTAATGACTGCTACCGCCAAAGGAAAGAAGCTAAAGGCAGCGTGTATTGATGGTGGAATTCGAGATACCCACCAAATTTTGGAGGCTGATTTTCCAGTTTTCTACGAATACCGAATTTCCAACGGGAGTTTGGGCCGTTGTCTAATTACGCATTATCAAGTGCCCATAAAGATAGAAGATGTTTTGATCAAACCGGGAGACATCATTATCGGGGATATCGACGGAGTATTGGCCGTTCCTCGAGATGTGGCCTATAAGGTCTTGCTTCGGGCAGAAGAGATCAGAGAGAACGAAAAGAAAATATTCGGTTGGGTGAAGGAAGGCAAAAGCATTAAGGAGATTACCGATAGGGGTGGGTATTTTTAA
- a CDS encoding SDR family NAD(P)-dependent oxidoreductase produces the protein MQVKESFNLKGKTALVTGGSEGIGKAIALAFAELGAVVLINYYLGSEKADEIRKQIEQRGGKCFLLEHDISKLDTPSVFKGFLEANHLDIDILVLNASVQFRKAWDDISPEEFESQINTNFRASLLLIQALYPNMKKKAWGRILTIGSIQQIRPHSQMTVYAATKAAQVNLVKNLAPQFAPFGITINNLAPGAIATKRNKEALENPDYKRKVEAKIPMGLVGEAFDCAPMALLLCSDAGRYITGQDIYVDGGMSLLT, from the coding sequence ATGCAAGTAAAGGAGTCATTCAATCTGAAAGGTAAAACGGCCTTGGTCACTGGGGGCAGCGAGGGCATTGGCAAAGCTATAGCTCTGGCCTTTGCCGAGCTTGGAGCTGTGGTTTTGATCAATTACTATTTGGGCAGTGAAAAGGCAGATGAGATCAGAAAGCAAATTGAACAAAGGGGTGGAAAATGCTTTTTACTGGAGCATGACATATCGAAATTGGATACGCCGAGTGTGTTCAAGGGTTTTCTAGAAGCAAATCATTTGGACATCGATATTTTGGTCTTAAATGCCTCAGTTCAATTCAGGAAAGCATGGGATGATATTTCGCCAGAGGAGTTTGAAAGTCAGATTAATACCAATTTTAGGGCTTCTCTTTTGCTTATTCAGGCCCTTTATCCGAATATGAAAAAGAAGGCTTGGGGACGCATTTTAACTATTGGGAGCATTCAACAAATTCGCCCTCATTCCCAAATGACCGTTTATGCGGCAACAAAGGCTGCACAAGTGAATCTGGTTAAAAACTTAGCTCCACAATTTGCCCCTTTTGGTATTACAATCAACAATCTAGCCCCTGGTGCAATTGCAACCAAGAGAAATAAGGAAGCTCTTGAAAATCCGGATTACAAGCGAAAAGTTGAAGCAAAAATTCCGATGGGTTTGGTTGGAGAAGCTTTTGACTGTGCCCCAATGGCCCTGCTCCTTTGTTCTGATGCGGGAAGGTACATTACGGGGCAAGATATTTATGTCGATGGAGGAATGAGCCTTTTAACCTAA
- a CDS encoding enolase C-terminal domain-like protein yields the protein MKIIDMKVRTVAIPMNAMLRHNTGVHPGYLMRTVLELITDEGIVGLGEVGGGDQRGALLKLKSRIVGMDPFDLEAIKLKVLRSIYYLSNSRLYGAIEIACLDIMGKACNVPMHKLIGGKLRDEVAMIGYLFWRYDRPGGGHDAHAEDMADLCVELKETLGVTAMKLKAGVMDPMEEVRVLQLCRQRLGNDFGLRIDPNGVWSVATAVKAGRRLEELEIQYFEDPSWGLEGMKRVKEQVRIPLATNMYPNKFDDLGPAIHMNTIDIILTDLHYWEGPKGVKDLVAVCQTFNLGVAMHSGAEFGIELAAMIHTASTIPVMNMEGDAHYHYLEDDIIVGGKMKYENGAIKVPEGPGLGVELDEDKMEKYERYYEKMGDYYARFHEDPYRKNWFPKVGGI from the coding sequence ATGAAAATAATAGATATGAAAGTACGTACGGTGGCCATTCCAATGAATGCCATGCTGCGTCACAATACAGGGGTGCACCCAGGCTATTTAATGAGAACCGTCCTTGAACTGATTACAGACGAAGGGATTGTTGGATTGGGAGAAGTAGGCGGCGGAGACCAAAGAGGAGCTTTACTGAAGCTCAAATCAAGAATTGTTGGGATGGATCCGTTCGATCTGGAGGCTATAAAGTTAAAGGTATTGAGAAGCATTTATTACTTGTCGAATTCAAGGCTTTATGGAGCTATAGAAATTGCTTGTTTAGATATTATGGGCAAAGCTTGTAATGTACCCATGCACAAGTTAATAGGTGGGAAACTTCGAGATGAAGTAGCGATGATTGGTTATTTGTTTTGGCGTTACGATAGGCCCGGTGGAGGACACGATGCCCATGCCGAAGATATGGCTGATTTGTGTGTAGAATTGAAAGAAACACTTGGGGTAACGGCAATGAAGCTGAAGGCAGGTGTGATGGACCCAATGGAGGAAGTGCGTGTGCTTCAATTGTGCCGCCAAAGATTGGGCAACGATTTTGGTTTACGTATCGATCCCAATGGCGTTTGGTCTGTAGCTACGGCTGTAAAGGCCGGAAGGCGATTGGAAGAGCTTGAAATTCAGTATTTCGAAGACCCTTCCTGGGGGCTTGAAGGAATGAAAAGGGTAAAAGAGCAAGTGAGAATACCGCTGGCCACCAATATGTACCCCAACAAGTTTGACGATTTGGGTCCCGCAATTCACATGAATACGATCGATATTATTCTCACCGATTTACATTATTGGGAAGGGCCCAAAGGAGTGAAAGATTTGGTCGCGGTATGTCAAACTTTCAATCTCGGTGTAGCCATGCACTCGGGAGCAGAGTTTGGTATAGAGCTTGCGGCAATGATTCATACGGCTTCGACTATTCCTGTCATGAATATGGAAGGAGATGCCCACTATCATTACCTGGAAGATGACATTATTGTGGGTGGAAAAATGAAGTATGAAAACGGAGCAATTAAGGTTCCCGAAGGACCCGGATTGGGTGTTGAATTGGATGAGGACAAAATGGAAAAATACGAAAGATACTATGAAAAAATGGGCGACTATTATGCTCGTTTCCATGAAGACCCCTACCGCAAAAATTGGTTTCCAAAAGTAGGTGGCATTTGA
- a CDS encoding endo-1,4-beta-xylanase — protein sequence MKKTSLFAVVFLTVYTLIAQPSQQYFDNWNDPYIQQRIEDGIRQNRMGAFTLAFEDKSGEPINGLTVEIKQIKHDFYFGANGFMVNGFKDPKENELFEKYFTQLFNFVTIPFYWPELELQPGKLRFDKNSEEIYRRPAPDVVLEFSKKYGLTPKGHTLVWDNPRWSIPDWLPANEEVIEQKISKRIEEIAERYGHSIQIWDVANEVTDRHPDVIMPKDFTYKAFKESERLFPYSNDFTLNFTTGIWKRSIKREYSADYLLIDNLKLRNAKMDAIGFQYHNFNEDEYWKILKGDVFSPKSLFETLDLYSDFNLPLHITEITVSALSDKGPEYQAIMTENLYKLWFSHPKVEAIIWWNLVDQTAAPGYTRPDGRVVRGEDKWMGGLLNRDFSKKPAFDVLDRLINKEWKTQVGLKMAADEDRAQFRGFYGEYELVIKKGDKTYKRTVDFGKKSAASQVLVLD from the coding sequence ATGAAGAAAACTAGCCTATTTGCGGTAGTCTTTTTGACCGTGTACACGCTTATTGCTCAGCCCTCTCAGCAATATTTTGACAATTGGAATGACCCCTACATTCAACAACGAATCGAAGATGGCATTCGGCAGAATAGGATGGGGGCCTTTACCCTAGCTTTTGAAGACAAATCCGGAGAGCCGATAAATGGGCTTACGGTAGAAATCAAACAAATTAAGCACGATTTTTATTTTGGTGCCAACGGCTTTATGGTTAACGGTTTTAAGGACCCGAAGGAGAATGAACTTTTCGAAAAGTACTTTACACAACTTTTCAATTTTGTCACTATCCCTTTTTATTGGCCAGAATTGGAGCTACAGCCCGGTAAGCTTCGGTTTGATAAAAACAGTGAAGAAATATACAGGCGTCCGGCTCCTGATGTGGTACTCGAATTCAGTAAAAAGTATGGTTTGACACCCAAAGGGCATACGCTGGTATGGGACAATCCGCGTTGGTCGATTCCCGATTGGTTACCTGCAAATGAGGAGGTTATTGAACAGAAAATAAGTAAAAGAATTGAAGAAATCGCCGAAAGGTACGGGCATTCGATTCAAATCTGGGATGTGGCCAATGAGGTAACAGATCGGCATCCAGATGTGATTATGCCCAAAGATTTCACCTATAAAGCCTTTAAAGAAAGTGAACGCCTGTTTCCATACAGCAATGATTTTACTTTGAACTTCACCACGGGAATCTGGAAAAGAAGCATTAAAAGAGAATACAGTGCCGATTATCTTCTTATTGATAATTTGAAACTGAGAAATGCTAAAATGGATGCAATTGGTTTTCAGTACCACAATTTCAATGAAGACGAATATTGGAAAATTTTGAAAGGTGATGTGTTCAGTCCAAAATCTTTGTTTGAGACGCTGGATTTATATTCAGATTTCAATTTGCCCTTACACATCACAGAGATTACTGTTTCGGCCTTATCGGATAAGGGGCCTGAATATCAAGCCATAATGACGGAAAATCTATACAAGCTTTGGTTCAGTCATCCAAAAGTAGAAGCCATTATATGGTGGAATTTGGTGGATCAAACTGCGGCTCCGGGTTATACACGACCCGACGGCCGTGTGGTTCGGGGAGAGGACAAATGGATGGGTGGTTTGTTGAATAGAGATTTTAGCAAAAAGCCGGCTTTTGATGTGTTGGACAGGCTGATCAACAAAGAATGGAAAACGCAAGTTGGCCTTAAGATGGCAGCTGATGAAGACAGAGCTCAATTCCGTGGCTTTTACGGAGAATATGAATTGGTAATTAAGAAAGGAGATAAGACCTATAAAAGGACAGTGGATTTCGGTAAAAAAAGTGCCGCAAGTCAGGTACTGGTATTGGATTAA
- a CDS encoding MFS transporter: MKKIKIPYKWQLIILLWFAYFLNQGDRQVFNVVIPLIKEDLKLSDVQIGLVATVFTLVYGILVPFAGLAGDLLRRKWIVFYSLLIFSLGTLFTGFSNGMILLIIFRSIATGAGESFYYPAATSLIGQFHQKTRAMALSIHQTSLYTGIVASGFIAGYIGENYGWRSSFYVFGGIGVLWSFVVLAKLKDSPTTVVKSQVEKPQFRQIIKAVLTKKTVYFLSLAFGAMVFVNIGYLTWMPTFLHEKYDMSLSQAGFSSMFYHHLFAFLGVMVGGKVSDHFAAVRKTIRMEAELIGLLFGAPFIYLMAVSDSLTWCYVGLGLFGFFRGIYDSNLFAALFDVIEPKYRASSMGLMLAFAFTIGSFAPVVLGWIKTVSGLTDGLSALSYFYIAGAILIFIAIKLFFDNDYYEEN, translated from the coding sequence GTGAAAAAAATAAAGATACCTTATAAATGGCAGCTGATCATATTGTTGTGGTTTGCCTATTTCTTAAACCAAGGCGACCGCCAAGTATTTAATGTGGTCATTCCACTGATCAAGGAAGATTTAAAACTGAGTGACGTACAAATTGGCTTGGTGGCTACGGTGTTCACCCTAGTCTATGGTATTTTGGTACCATTTGCAGGTTTGGCCGGCGATTTGCTCCGCCGAAAGTGGATTGTTTTTTACAGTCTTTTGATTTTCAGTTTGGGGACCCTTTTCACAGGCTTTAGTAACGGAATGATACTTCTTATCATTTTTCGCAGTATCGCAACCGGAGCAGGAGAGTCTTTTTACTATCCCGCTGCCACTTCGTTGATAGGTCAGTTTCACCAGAAAACACGGGCCATGGCCTTGTCCATCCACCAAACATCGCTCTACACAGGCATTGTAGCGAGCGGCTTCATTGCGGGATATATAGGTGAAAATTACGGTTGGCGTTCTTCATTTTATGTTTTTGGTGGAATTGGCGTGCTTTGGTCATTTGTGGTACTGGCCAAATTGAAAGATTCGCCAACCACTGTAGTGAAGTCTCAAGTGGAGAAACCCCAATTTCGTCAGATAATTAAAGCCGTTCTAACCAAAAAGACAGTCTACTTCCTGAGCTTGGCTTTTGGTGCAATGGTCTTTGTGAATATTGGCTATTTAACTTGGATGCCCACCTTTTTACACGAGAAATATGACATGTCCCTTTCTCAAGCGGGCTTTTCATCCATGTTTTATCACCACCTATTTGCTTTTTTAGGTGTAATGGTGGGCGGTAAGGTTTCAGACCATTTTGCGGCCGTAAGAAAGACGATTAGAATGGAAGCCGAGTTGATAGGACTACTTTTTGGAGCTCCATTTATCTATTTGATGGCCGTGAGTGATTCTTTGACTTGGTGCTACGTGGGTTTGGGTTTGTTTGGTTTTTTTCGAGGTATTTACGATTCCAACTTGTTTGCTGCCTTATTCGATGTGATTGAGCCCAAGTATCGAGCTTCATCCATGGGCTTGATGCTTGCCTTTGCTTTTACTATTGGGTCATTTGCCCCAGTTGTTTTGGGCTGGATTAAGACCGTATCAGGCCTGACAGATGGTTTGTCTGCACTTTCATATTTCTATATCGCAGGAGCCATTTTGATATTTATCGCTATTAAACTCTTTTTTGACAATGATTATTATGAAGAAAACTAG
- a CDS encoding cellulase family glycosylhydrolase, translating into MSHLLQAPAGQNGFIRIENGHFVNDAGRVWLNATNLTGSANFPSHPDADLLAERLARFGINCVRLHYMDANYGNFKEEPEQGIFTIDPSTQRNLDPDQMDKFDYMISRFKAKGIYVNINLHVARKMDDRDGFSGSDQRPALDKGVDNFEPRMIELQKEFARDVLLHRNPYTGFTYAQEPAVAMVEINNENALFRQYFIGNIDKLPNPYALELRKQWNDWLHENYKSVDELSRAWSLSKEDLESPFEKREVATIKRDVEYSPSRRDFYKFMYDAEHKYWTGMYAFIKDELGVKPVVSGTQLRYTSPFLQADLDYVDIHAYWCHPSPVNPNWEIGNVSMVNSMHYMYELAGQRIEGKPYTISEYNHPFPNQYGAEGQPMLRAYGRLQGWDGVFQYTYNHRKDFQPQAMTYFFDMIARTDVLAHMPACAAIYLRGDVQEAEEAVVAEVNHMTYFDQLSREKKVTVGIEKAGYAPELALMKRTSIKLTEKPAAVGEADHLEDRIIRSTTGELTWNREIEGAAYWTVNTDNTKLFTGFPEGRDIDLGEISLKIGKTRLGWATVSLVSQNGKGFGKNAYSSKILLTATGLVENKGMEIEQLPKNKIRLSDWGEGPVQAEGIPAKIVFPLPAGKVQCYALDAEGNRKEAVSVKKSKKRGFCEIVIGPEFKTVWYEIETH; encoded by the coding sequence ATGTCACATCTTTTACAGGCTCCAGCGGGGCAAAATGGTTTCATTCGGATAGAAAATGGACACTTTGTAAATGATGCTGGACGAGTATGGCTCAATGCTACGAATCTAACGGGTTCAGCAAATTTTCCATCTCATCCAGATGCCGATCTTTTGGCAGAAAGACTCGCCCGATTTGGGATCAACTGTGTCCGTTTACATTATATGGATGCCAATTATGGGAATTTCAAAGAAGAACCTGAACAAGGCATTTTTACAATCGACCCATCGACCCAGCGGAACTTGGATCCCGACCAGATGGACAAGTTCGATTATATGATATCACGTTTCAAAGCGAAGGGGATTTATGTGAATATCAATCTACATGTGGCTAGAAAGATGGATGATCGTGACGGCTTCAGTGGTTCAGATCAACGTCCGGCATTGGACAAAGGGGTTGATAATTTTGAACCGCGAATGATCGAACTGCAAAAGGAGTTTGCTCGCGACGTGTTGCTGCATAGAAACCCTTATACCGGTTTCACTTACGCCCAAGAACCTGCGGTGGCCATGGTTGAAATAAACAATGAAAATGCTCTTTTTAGACAGTATTTTATTGGAAATATCGATAAACTGCCCAATCCATATGCACTGGAATTGCGGAAGCAATGGAATGACTGGCTTCATGAAAACTATAAGTCTGTAGATGAGTTGAGTAGGGCTTGGAGTTTGTCTAAAGAAGATCTGGAATCGCCCTTTGAAAAGAGGGAGGTGGCCACAATTAAAAGAGATGTAGAATATTCACCTTCTCGACGCGATTTTTACAAGTTCATGTATGATGCAGAGCATAAGTATTGGACCGGTATGTATGCGTTTATCAAGGATGAGCTTGGCGTAAAGCCTGTGGTCTCTGGAACACAACTGCGTTATACCTCACCTTTTTTGCAGGCCGATCTCGATTACGTAGACATACATGCTTATTGGTGTCATCCTAGTCCTGTGAACCCCAATTGGGAGATTGGTAATGTGTCCATGGTCAACTCAATGCATTATATGTACGAGCTTGCGGGGCAACGTATCGAGGGTAAGCCCTATACCATTAGTGAATACAACCATCCGTTTCCGAACCAATATGGTGCCGAGGGGCAGCCTATGTTGAGGGCCTATGGGCGTTTACAAGGATGGGATGGGGTATTCCAGTACACATACAACCATCGGAAGGATTTTCAGCCTCAGGCTATGACCTATTTCTTTGACATGATCGCCCGAACGGATGTACTTGCTCATATGCCTGCCTGTGCAGCCATTTATTTACGTGGAGATGTGCAAGAAGCGGAGGAAGCAGTGGTAGCCGAGGTGAATCACATGACCTACTTCGACCAGTTATCTCGAGAAAAGAAAGTGACAGTCGGGATTGAAAAAGCGGGCTATGCACCAGAGCTTGCCTTAATGAAAAGAACCAGTATTAAACTGACAGAAAAGCCCGCTGCGGTAGGCGAAGCCGACCATTTGGAGGATAGGATAATTCGTAGCACTACGGGCGAATTAACTTGGAACAGAGAAATTGAAGGTGCGGCATATTGGACTGTAAATACCGACAATACAAAACTTTTCACGGGTTTTCCCGAGGGGCGAGATATAGATCTTGGAGAAATCAGTTTGAAAATTGGGAAGACAAGATTGGGATGGGCTACGGTCTCGCTTGTTTCGCAAAATGGGAAAGGGTTTGGGAAAAACGCATATTCTTCAAAAATACTCTTAACGGCCACTGGTTTGGTAGAGAATAAAGGGATGGAGATTGAGCAGCTACCGAAGAATAAAATAAGGCTTAGCGATTGGGGAGAAGGCCCTGTGCAGGCTGAGGGTATTCCGGCCAAAATTGTTTTCCCTTTGCCCGCGGGAAAAGTGCAGTGCTATGCACTGGATGCAGAGGGAAATAGAAAGGAGGCAGTTTCGGTAAAGAAAAGCAAAAAGAGGGGATTCTGCGAAATAGTAATCGGCCCTGAATTTAAGACTGTGTGGTATGAAATAGAAACGCACTAA
- a CDS encoding glycoside hydrolase family 2 protein, with translation MKFLKCLLGLLFVSLHLSAQIQPEKNLVQPFYISPRGGTQHTVLDGEWQLGFRGDRIGKLGELDQVNNWVETQVPGGTVHWSLFRAGKFPNMYEHLNSKLYEWVEDSVWYYKRSFDFKQTLGDNYAMLVFDGVDYFSRVWLNGTLLGKHEGMFGGPAIEVGELLKPEGNELIVEVCSGKESREKGAVGRRNPKDVIKGWEFTGGVGAEPFYTVGMWQGVRLEIIPKIHLERPFLITNSIEGTVASLQLKVEVFADKQSLDYELHPWSQATLHKKPFYGESLYRTYTQNAKEKDVQLCIEMTDASGGKVVKEWPIDLFDKRNWINKSFEIPKAKLWWPNGMGEPNLYKVSVSLKVKETVVDRICFDYGIRTIETRPSAGPQVGDFWDNWQFEVNGEPFFLKGVNWMPADVLLDLPYEKYDWLIQLAKNAGVQMFRIWGSGLIETENFYKACNKAGIMVWSEYSMANWDAPEFPLEVFESQVMWSLFRLRNHPSLAVHSGGNEYNPYSKANSALTGILERSVEMFDGTRPFRRASPDEGSIHTYPDMDPTWYQRQYEQVPFIAESGMHSITEAQSLYEVIDPKEFKNLGDMYSDSFKDNHPEFLHHFVEFQANRIPRMLSRASHIDNMQNPSLESIAEASQIGAGEFYQVMSDLVQANYPVTTGLLPWVFKRPWPVVSAIHLVDGFGQPSAPYYFLKRTYEPTHVMVKLENLLLAAGETIPLELVVVHNGKKELNNCKVEIKVLDAQFKELFKRQFKAGKIVGHSAVSEMGRTEFEIPSQLENQYLFVVAELSNTDGKLISRSIYWPRTLSMLQDDISREEFRTAPKAWPILEKGPWLKKEVESSITHIESKIISVEEQDGRTHLKVKILNSGKLPAFNTTLNIVGEKRCFYADDNYFWLDPGEERVLNLFVEWRETKAKNLSHLSVQAWNTDLQTQKIYP, from the coding sequence ATGAAATTCCTGAAATGTCTTCTCGGGTTGCTTTTTGTTTCGCTGCACTTGAGTGCCCAGATTCAGCCTGAGAAAAACCTTGTTCAACCTTTTTACATTAGTCCGAGAGGGGGAACACAGCATACCGTGCTTGATGGAGAATGGCAGCTTGGATTCAGGGGAGATAGAATAGGCAAATTGGGAGAATTGGACCAAGTGAATAATTGGGTGGAAACCCAGGTGCCAGGAGGCACTGTTCATTGGTCGCTTTTTCGGGCAGGCAAATTCCCCAACATGTATGAGCATCTGAATTCGAAGCTTTACGAATGGGTTGAAGATTCGGTTTGGTATTACAAGAGATCCTTTGATTTCAAGCAAACCCTTGGAGACAACTACGCTATGCTTGTTTTCGATGGAGTTGACTACTTTTCTAGAGTATGGCTCAACGGCACTTTACTTGGTAAGCATGAAGGAATGTTCGGTGGGCCAGCCATTGAAGTTGGAGAATTGTTAAAGCCCGAAGGCAATGAGTTGATTGTGGAGGTGTGTTCGGGCAAAGAAAGCAGAGAAAAGGGAGCAGTTGGCCGTCGTAATCCCAAAGATGTGATCAAAGGTTGGGAATTTACGGGTGGTGTAGGGGCAGAACCTTTTTATACAGTAGGGATGTGGCAAGGCGTTCGGCTTGAAATTATACCCAAAATTCATTTGGAAAGGCCTTTTTTGATAACCAATTCGATTGAGGGCACGGTGGCTTCATTACAATTGAAAGTCGAAGTTTTTGCTGATAAACAATCGCTAGATTACGAATTGCATCCTTGGTCGCAGGCTACCTTGCACAAAAAGCCATTTTATGGAGAGTCACTCTACAGGACATACACGCAGAATGCAAAAGAAAAGGATGTGCAATTGTGTATTGAAATGACCGATGCCTCAGGTGGAAAAGTAGTGAAAGAATGGCCGATTGATTTGTTCGATAAAAGAAACTGGATCAATAAGTCATTTGAAATACCTAAGGCAAAATTGTGGTGGCCCAATGGCATGGGTGAGCCTAATTTATACAAGGTAAGCGTGAGCCTGAAAGTGAAGGAGACTGTGGTGGATCGTATTTGTTTCGATTACGGTATTCGCACAATAGAAACAAGGCCGAGTGCGGGCCCGCAAGTAGGTGATTTTTGGGACAACTGGCAGTTTGAAGTAAATGGAGAGCCTTTTTTCTTGAAAGGAGTGAATTGGATGCCTGCGGATGTCTTGTTGGACTTGCCCTATGAAAAATACGATTGGTTGATACAATTGGCCAAAAATGCGGGTGTGCAAATGTTCAGAATTTGGGGTTCTGGTTTGATTGAAACCGAAAACTTTTATAAAGCCTGCAACAAGGCGGGGATAATGGTTTGGAGTGAATATTCAATGGCCAACTGGGACGCTCCAGAATTCCCGCTGGAGGTTTTTGAATCTCAGGTCATGTGGAGTTTGTTCCGTTTGAGAAATCATCCGTCATTGGCCGTTCACTCGGGTGGCAATGAATACAATCCCTATTCGAAAGCCAATTCTGCCTTAACGGGTATTTTGGAAAGGTCGGTGGAGATGTTTGATGGGACAAGGCCATTTCGTAGGGCCAGCCCAGATGAAGGCAGTATCCATACCTACCCCGATATGGACCCGACATGGTATCAAAGACAATACGAGCAAGTTCCTTTTATTGCCGAGAGTGGGATGCACAGCATTACAGAAGCCCAGTCTCTTTATGAAGTGATCGACCCAAAGGAATTCAAGAATTTGGGCGATATGTACAGTGATTCTTTCAAAGATAATCACCCCGAGTTTTTGCATCATTTTGTGGAGTTCCAGGCCAACCGTATTCCACGTATGCTCAGTAGGGCCTCTCATATCGATAATATGCAAAATCCTTCTTTGGAGTCTATTGCTGAGGCGTCTCAGATAGGGGCAGGTGAATTTTATCAAGTAATGTCTGATCTCGTACAGGCAAATTATCCGGTCACAACAGGTTTGTTGCCATGGGTTTTCAAAAGGCCTTGGCCTGTTGTTTCTGCCATTCACTTAGTCGATGGGTTTGGCCAACCCTCGGCCCCATATTACTTTTTGAAGCGGACTTATGAACCCACTCATGTGATGGTTAAATTGGAAAACCTTCTTTTAGCGGCTGGTGAGACTATTCCCTTGGAGCTTGTTGTAGTTCATAACGGCAAAAAGGAGCTCAATAATTGTAAAGTTGAAATTAAAGTGTTGGATGCACAATTTAAAGAATTGTTCAAACGACAGTTTAAGGCAGGAAAAATTGTAGGGCATTCTGCAGTATCAGAAATGGGTAGAACGGAATTCGAGATACCGTCGCAACTCGAAAACCAGTACCTGTTTGTTGTAGCCGAGCTCAGCAATACCGATGGGAAATTGATCTCTCGTTCAATATACTGGCCCAGAACGCTTTCCATGTTGCAAGATGACATAAGCAGAGAGGAATTTCGAACTGCACCCAAAGCTTGGCCTATTTTAGAAAAAGGGCCATGGTTGAAAAAAGAGGTCGAATCCAGTATCACGCACATAGAATCAAAAATTATTTCGGTTGAAGAGCAAGATGGCCGCACCCACTTAAAAGTGAAAATTTTGAATTCAGGGAAGCTGCCGGCTTTCAATACAACTTTGAATATCGTGGGTGAAAAGCGGTGTTTTTATGCCGATGATAACTATTTCTGGTTAGATCCGGGAGAAGAAAGAGTGCTCAATTTATTCGTGGAGTGGCGAGAAACAAAAGCGAAAAACCTATCCCATTTAAGTGTTCAAGCCTGGAATACAGATTTACAAACACAAAAAATATACCCTTAA